Part of the Spirochaeta isovalerica genome, TCGGCGGAGTCGAGCCTCAGTCCGAAACAGTGTGGCACCAGGCAGACCGATACGAAGTTCCCAGAATCGCTTATATAAATAAAATGGACAGAACCGGAGCCGACTTCTTTGAAGTGATCAAGGAAATTCGGGAAAAACTGGGAGCCGTTCCGGTTCCTCTGGCACTTCCGATCGGAAAAGAGAACGACTATGAAGGAAACATAGATCTTCTTTTAATGAAAGAGATCAGATGGAATCCCGACAATCAGGGAGAAACCTTCACTATCAGTGATATTGCACCGGAAAGACAGGAGCTTGCCGATGAATGGCGGGAATCCATGATCGATGCCCTGTCGGCTTATTCCGATGAGATGACCGAATTGTTTCTCGAAGGGGAAGATGTTCCTCTGGAGCTGATTCAGAAAGTCATCAGGCAGGAGACGATAAACCGCTCCATCGTGCCGATATTTACCGGTTCATCACTCAAGAACAAAGGCGTTCAGCCTGTGCTCGATGCGGTCATCAATTTTCTGCCGGCTCCCGACGATCTTCCTCCCGTACGCTGTCATCACAGCAAAAAAGATGAGGATATGCTTCTGGAAAGGGATGAGAACGGACCCCTTGCCGGTCTGATTTTTAAAATTCAGCAGGACAAGGAAGCCGGCCCTCTCTGTTTCGTCCGCGTTTATTCGGGCGAGTTGAAATCAGGGACGGCTGTAATGAATATCGATAAAAAGAAGCGGGAAAGGGTCAACAGACTTCTTAGAATGCATTCGAACCATCACGAACAGATCAGTTCCGTTCACGCAGGCGACATTGCCGTTGTCATCGGGATGAAAAATGCCCAGACAGGCGATACCATCGGCTCTGAAGGCTATCCCATCATTCTCGAAAAGATGAACTTTCCCGATCCGGTTATTTCCGTCGCCATAGAGCCGAAAACCATCAGCGATCAGGACAAACTGAAGTCCGCTCTCGAATATCTGAAAATGGAAGATCCCACTTTTACGGCCAAAGAAAACGAAGAGACGGGTCAGCTGATTATTTCCGGAATGGGGGAACTTCACCTGGACGTACTGGTTACGCGCATCAAAGACGAATACAAAGTCGCGGCCAATATCGGTAATCCCCAGGTATCCTACAGAGAATCGATTACCCAGGCTGTGACTCACACAGAACTGTTCAGCAAGGTTCTGGGCGGTAAAGAGCATACGGCCGAAATCACTCTCAAAATCGAACCTCTTGAGAGAGGAAGCGGCAACAGATTCACAAGCGAGGTTAAAAAGACCGTTCTACCGGTTGATTTCCAGGAAGCGGTCGAAAGAGGAATCCGCTCCTCCATGACGTCGGGAACTCTTATGGGATATGAGACAATCGATATCGGAGTGACACTGACGGCTGCCGGGTTCAACGAGCTGACAGCCAGCGAACTGGCTTATCAGTCGGCAGCGTCCCTCGGATTCGACAACGCGCTGCGCAAAGCCGCTCCCGTTCTTCTGGAACCGGTTATGAATGTGGATATCATGTGTCCCGCCGAATATGTGGGAGATGTCATCAGTTCACTGACTCAGCGCGGCGGACTGGTGAGCAGCATCGAATCCCGTCCGGCTTTTGAACTGGTGATCGCCCAGGCTCCCCTGGTAAAAATGTTCGGCTACACGACGACTTTGCGGAGCCAGACGCAGGGCCGGGGAACCTTTGCCATGGAGTTCTCCCACTTCGCGGCAAAAGAAGGCTGATCCCTTTCCCGCCTTATCGATCGGGCCCTGTCTTTATGACAGGTCCTGATCGCGAAGGAAATATACATTTTTTTTCTGATAACTGCCCTCCCGACAGTTCGTTTCAGCTAACTCCTTTACCAGCCATAAATAAAACAAAAGTTGCGGATAATACAATATTGTTCAATCCACTGTCAACTGTCTGAGCATTTTTTTTTGTTTGACCTATAAATAATAGGGGTCTAACATTGTTTAAAGATTACCAAATCATTTTTTGAGGGAGGACTACAGGATGGGACAAACCACCAAAGACATCCGAAACATTGCGATCTGCGGCCATGGAGAAACGGGAAAGACGACTTTCTTTGAACAGATTCTCTATAACACCGGTGCTATTAGCAAAGCAGAATCGGTGGATTCGGGCCGCACAGTCAGCGATTTTACAGATGAAGAGATCGAAAGAAAAATTTCAATCCATTCCGCGCTTGCCAGTGTCGAATGGAAGGATACAAAGATCAATTTTTTTGACACGCCGGGATCTTCTGACTTTGTAGGGGAAGTCGTCTCCTCCTTCCGCGTATCAGAAGCCGCCGTTGTACTTATTGGAGCCCGTTCGGGGATCCAGATTGAAACAGTAAAACTGAGAAGAAGACTCGATGACAGAGATATGCCCCGTATCGTTTTCGTCAATAAGATGGAAAAAGAAAGGGCGGATTTTTATAATGTCGTAAAAGAAATTGAAGATATCGGTAGAACCGCTATTCCTATAACAATACCTATGGGACAGGGAGAGGACTTCAAAGGAGTTATTAATCTCCTGACAATGAAAGCCTATCTGAAGCCCGGTGTGGGCAATAAAGAGGAAGAGGCTGTAGAGATACCTGAAGAATATAAAGAAATAGCCGACGAATACCACCTGAAAATGATCGAAATGGCCGCTGAGGGTGATGATGAGCTGACTGAAAGATATTTTGATGAAGGAACTCTTTCTCTCGAAGATGCCATTAAAGGGTTGAGAGAAGGTCTTTTTGATAACAGATTCACGCCTATGTTCTGCGGAAGCGCCGTGGAAAGTTCGGGAATCCGTCCGCTCCTCAACTTTATCGTTAACGATGCTCCGGCACCGGGCCGGGTCGAAGAACCCTGCGTTACCGGAGAAAAAGCGGTAATGATCGATGAAAAAGCCGAATTCTCAGGTATGATTTTCAAGACATCCATTGATAAGTTTTCGGGAAAAATGTCTTTTGTGAAAGTCATAACCGGATGCCTGAATCAGAATATGGAAATCTTCCATGTCAGGGAAGATAAAAAAGACAGAGTCGGAAAACTCTTTATTGCAAAAGGTAAAGAGCTGAAGGAAGTTCAGGAAATCTGCGCAGGAGATATCGGAATCATTACGAAAAAAGATGCATTCCAGACAAATGATACGCTTTGCATGTCTGATAATATAATCCACTTTCAGCCCTTGATGCTCCCCAATCCTGTGCATCATCTGGCGATAACAGCGGAAAACCAGAAAGACGAAGACAAACTGTCTCAGGTTCTCCACAAAGTAGCGGAAGAAGATCTGACATTTAAAATCGTTTACAACGAAGAAACGAAAGAAACAGTTATTTCCGGAATGGGTGAACAGCACATAACCATCATTCTCGATAAAGTACTGAAAAACTACAAGATCAACGTGAACAGAAAAGTACCGAGAGTCCCCTACCGCGAGACAATAACCAAATCGGCTGAAGCTGAGTATACCCACAAGAAGCAGTCCGGCGGTCATGGTCAGTACGGAAGGGTCTGTATCAAAGTAAGACCTCTTGAAAGAGGAGAATATTTTGTTATGGAGAATGAAATAAAGGGAGGCGCTATCAGCAAAGGTTACCTGCCCGGCATTGAAAAGGGACTTCTCGAAGCTATGGAAGAGGGTTTTCTTGCGGGCTACCCCATGGTAGACGTAGGCGTCACAGTTTTCGATGGTAAAGAGCACGATGTCGACTCTTCTGAAATGGCTTTTAAAATCGCCGGAAAAAACGCATTGAAAACCGCATTTGACAAATGCAAGCCCACACTTCTCGAACCCATTATGAATCTGACAGTCTTTGTCAACGATCAGTATATGGGAGACGTGCTTTCCGACCTTTCAACCAAAAGAGGTAGAGTCACAGATCAGGAAAGCATCGGTGGAAGCATTACGGCTATTAAAGCGCAGGTTCCCCAGGGTGAACTGATGAGATATTCAATCGATCTTCGCTCGATCACATCGGGAACAGGAGCTTTTGAAGTGGAATTCAGTCATTATGATCCCGTATCCGGGAAAATTGCGCAGGATATAATCAACGCGTCTAAAGTCGAAGATTAGATTATTCACTATGTATAAAAAAAGCCCGGTTGAAGCCGGGCTTTTTTATTCTCATCGAACCTGTTTAATGGGGATTGACGCTCGAAGAGACATTATCTCTCGGAAAGTTTAATGTATTGTTTACTGGATGTAACGTTCTTGTAGGCAGGTCTGATGATTCGTCCGCCGCTGACGATTTCTTCGATGCGGTGAGCACACCATCCGGCAATCCTCGATACAGCAAAAATCGGCGTATAGAGTTCTGTGGGAATATCCAGCATGGAATAGACAAAGCCGGAATAGAAGTCGACGTTAGCGCATATTTTTTTACCATTCTTTTTGTATTTATCGAAAATATCCTGACTGAGCCTTTCCACCATACAGTACAGATCGAACTCTTTGCTCCTTCCCGCTTCTTTCGAAAGAAGCTCGGCTCTGTTTTTCAACAGAACGGCTCTGGGATCGGATAAAGTGTATACGGCGTGTCCCATACCATAGATCAAACCTTTTTTATCATACTTTTCTTTTCTCAAAGTGGCTTCCAGATAGGCAATGACTTCCGATTCATCGCTCCAGTCGTTCACCTGCTCCATCAGATCTTCCATCATCCCGCGAACCCGGATAGCGGCCCCGCCATGAAGCGGTCCTTTCAGGGATCCGACTGCAGCGGCAATGGCCGAATATGTATCCGTTCCCGAAGAGGAGACGACATGGGTAGAAAAAGCCGAGTTGTTACCTCCTCCATGTTCAGCATGGAGGACAAGAGCCAGATCCAGCACTTCAGCTTCAAGGGGGGTGAATTTCTTATCGGGCCTTATCATGAGAAGAAAATTTTCAGCTGTACTGAGATTCGAAATGGGTGTGTGAATATAGAGGCTTTTCCCGTTGAAATAGTGCTCCATGGCCTGAAAAGCATAAGCGACGATAGTGGGAAACTGGGAAATAAGCTCCATACTCTGTCTTAAGACATTGGGTATGGAATTGTCTTCAGCTTTTTCATCAAAACTGTAAAGAGCCAGAATGCTTCTTGCCAGCTTGTTCATGATATTGCTGCTGGGAGCCTTCAGAATCATATCTTCGGCAAAAGTGTCGGGCAACTGCCTTCTCGCCCCCAGATCGATATTGAAGTCTTCCAGATCCTGGGGCTTGGGAATATTTCCGAAAAGCAGGAGAAAAGCTGTTTCTTCGTATCCATGGCGTCCGCAAATCTGGAATCCCTTTACCAGATCCTCGACATTGTAGCCTCGATACCGCAGACGCCCGGGAACGGGAATCTTATCACCTTCTTCCATGATATAACCGTGAACATCGCCGATTTCCGTCAGTCCGACCAGAACACCGGTTCCGTCGCTGTTTCTCAGGCCGCGCTTGACATTGTATTTCTGATAAAGATCCAGAGGGATCTTGCTGTTATTATCAATCAGACTCAGGTATTCAGTCATATGCTTGATATCAAGTCGGCTTTTCATGGAATGCTCCTGTATTCAGTTATATTTTTTCGAAGAAAACCTCCCTTATGAGATGGTCTTTCTTCAAACCTTTTCTTTCGAATTTAGTCTGGGACCGCCATTCCTGAGGTTCAGCCCAGCCCTCATATTTGTTTTTCAGGCTCTTTTCCCCTGAAAAAACATCGAGGATCTGCTCAGCGTAATCCTCCCAATCGGAAACAGCGTAGAGGTATCCTCCCCTCTTGAGCTTCGCGGCGAGAAGCGACGTGAGCTCAGGCTGAATCAAGCGCCTTTTATTGTGTTTCTTCTTGTGCCATGGATCGGGAAAAAACACATGTATCCCGCTGAGACTGCCGTCGGGGATCATATTTCTGAGAACTTCAACGGCATCATGCTCTATGGCTTTAAGGTTTTTCAGACCTTTTTTCTCTATTTCCGCCAGGAGTTTTCCAACACCCGGTTTATGGACCTCTATTCCGATGTACCCTTTTTGAGGGTTCTCTTCCGCAATGGCATGGGTTACATCTCCCATCCCGAATCCTATCTCAAGAAAAAAATCGTCTAAGTCGGGGAAGATCCTTTTAAAGTCTATCGGTTTTTCGTCGTAAGGAATGCAGTGAACATCCTTCAACTTATCATATGCGGCTTTCTGACCGGTGCTCATCCGGCCTGCGCGAAGCACGTAACTCTTTATTACACGTTTTTCACTCATTTTGCCAATTTTATTTAAATAACCGATAATTTGCAATATTATAAGATAAAAGAGAAAAAAGGAACTACTTTTTTGATATATTTGAAATTGTTTTCAACATTTTCCGTTAGTTTATATATCTATAAGTAGATATTTACTAAAACATGAGAAGATTATTACCATTTTTTGCACTATTTCTGCCAGCCTTACTGTGGAGTCATGATTTTACCGGTTGGAATAGAATATCAACAGAGCACTATACCTTTATCTTTGAAGAATTTGATGAGGAAACAGCCTCCGAACTGGCCGGTTACAGCGAAGAGATATACACTCTGGTAACTGAATTCTTCGATTACCGCCCCGGCCATATTTCCATTTACCTCAACAGCCGTGTCGATCTGCCCAATGGCAATTTTTATCCCCTTCCCGGCTCTATCGTCCTCTATCCCGCTTATCCTCTCAACTGCGAAAATACAACCGGGAGTTCATCGTGGCTCTATGAATTGCTGCTCCATGAGATGGTTCATTATGTTCAGCTTGAGAAACCGGTAGGGATGTTCGGCGGTCTCAGCCGGGTCTTCGGAAAAGATCTGGCGTCAGCGAACGGAGCTTTTCTGCCTGCCTGGATGGTTGAAGGCATAGCCGTTTATCTGGAAAGCCGCTACACGGGAGGAGGAAGAGGAAACAATCTCTACTTTCAGGCTTATACAAAAGCTGCAGCATGGGAAGATAAATATTTCACTCTTGAGCAGCTCGCCTATTCTTCTGATTTCCCGCCGTACAACAGGATATATTCTGGAGGATACATTCTGACCAGGTACATGATAGAGACCTTCGGGGATGATATCATATCCCGGATATACAACCGTTATGCCCGCTTTCCCCTTTTCGGACCCTTTTATGCGGTAAAAAAAGAGACAGGTAAAAGCTTGACAGCGATATTCGAAGATATGAAAGCCTCCGAAAAAGAGAAATACAATTCTACCTTTATGGAAGCTTCCGCATTCCTTTCATGGCCAATCGGGAAGTCAGGGGACTCAGTGGGGGATTATATACACCCCCTGGCTATCAACAGGGGAACCGTCGCCTACAGAAGAGAACAGAGCTCTCCTACGGCTATCATTTTCTTGGACGAAAATGGCAGAGAGGAAGTTCTTGTTGAAACACCCCTTATAGAGGGAAGTTCTTTTTCTACTGACAATGAGGGTCGGAGCCTTGTTTTCGCTTCTCCGGAATATGAGCTGTATCACAGTTACGGCTATTCTCTCATTTCCGATCTCTATCTTTTTGAAAACGGCAAAATCGACCGGCTTACTGAAAATGAATCTCTTTTTCAACCCGCTCTATCGGCAAGCGGTGATAAAATCATTGCCGTTCAGAGAAATGGATCCTATTCAAGGCTTGTTTCGGTCGACAGGATTTCCGGCCATGTTAAAGTCCTGTTTGAAAAAGAACGGACGAATATAATGAACCCTCAGTTCTCACAGAAGGGAGAAGAGCTGGTTTTCACTCTCAACGAAAAGGGTTATCAGGATATCTGGATTCTCGATCTTTCAGATCCGGCTTCAGCCCGTCCTCTTCTGGGGCAGGACAGGTATATGGAGTATCATCCCCGTTTTACCGATGAAGGCAAAATAACATTCATTTCCGACAGAAGCGGCGAGCTTGCGCTCTATCTTTACGACAGGGTAAACAAATCGATACACCTGATATTCAAAGATCCCGTGGGTGTAGCGGATGCCTATGTGAAAAATGGAACGGTTTTTTATCAGACATACAGAACCAATGGATACACACTTATGAAAGGTGTCCCCGTATTCGGAGATAATCTCCTGGAGGAGTTTGATGCCGGGAAGGAAATCCTCTTCTCCGAAAGTCCTGCAGCCGTCATTGCGGAAAAATCTAAACACCTCGATCTGGCTCTTCCCTATCTCTGGCTTCCCCGGCCTTTTGTTGAAAACAGCCGGTCGGAAGGAATGATCTGGGGCGCAGGAGCAGCGGTATTTGCCGGTTCGGTGAGCCAATCAACAGAATGGTTGTTAAACCTCGGCTTCCTGCCCGGACCGAAACAGCTGACAGGGTCTCTGGATTACAACAGAAAAATGGGAAGAGCCACACTGAACTACAGGATTGCCCAGGATTATAAAGAATATATTTCCAGTGATGAATCTATCTGGAACCAGAAAACCGAGCAAACCCTCCTGATATCCTATCCTTTTTTTGAAACCGGATTTGCCGGAAGAAGACAGGTTATGAGTCATTATGTTTATACAAAACACCTGTTTTCCGCATCAGATGCTGCCCCCTTTTCCTTTATTGATGGATTCGCTCTCAATGGTGAGAATTTTCTCTATGGCGGAACGGGGATCAGTTATGATGTATTCAGAATCAATAACGCCCGTTCGGCTCTCTTCGGAGGTACGGGTTTGCACAATCAATTGGATTTTTCCGTCCTGCTTCCGGTTTTCTCAGCCGGCCGGACTTCCCTGCTGATCAGTGAATCGGGAAACATGTCTCTCAGTTTATCGCAAAGGGGAACAAGATGGAAAACGGCCTGGAAAGCGGCCTGGCATAATGGCGGCTATTCATCAGCAGCCGTTCAATCGCGGGGGTGGACCGCCGGTTACACACCATCGGATATTTCCCTCTATTACTCCACCTCACTCCAGGTTCCCCTTGCCCTACTCGACTGGGGACTCCCTCTGGGTTTCAATATCCGGAATCTGGCCTTCGCCGTGAATCTGGAAGGTATCAGCAATTTTCTTCTGGAAGGTCCGGAAGGTCATGAGTTTTACGGCAGCGTCGAATTAATCGGAACCTACGGATACAATTACGGTTCCATACCCTTCGGAGCCGGTATCAGTTTCCGTTTTTTTAATAACGGTTTTTCATTCGATCCCGCCGCCGACCTGGCTCTGTATATCTTCTTTTCCTTCAACAGCCCCTGACCGGAGAATCCCTCGATCAGAGCAGCGCCGATAATTTTTCTCTCAGGAACTCAGATTTCTCCTTGAGACCGATCTTTCCCGTTTCAATCAGAATTCCCGCCTGGCTGTTCGGGTTGAATTTTATCAGACCGCCGCTTTTGCTTGTCAGCCGCATGACTTTGTCGATGGACAGCCGGGCGATTTTGCCGAACTCGACGGCGACGACTCCGTTTCTTTCTTTCATGGAAGAAATCCACAACTTGCCGCAGATAATTCTGATCTCAGCCAGAGAGAGAAGGCTTTGAACTTCATCGGGGAGAGGTCCGAAACGGTCGTGAAGCTCACCGTGCACCCGGTCGAGATCGTCATCGGAGAGAACAGAAGCTATTTTTTTATAGACTTCCATTTTTTCCGTAGGATCATCAATATAGGTATCGGGGATGAATCCCGTGTAGTCCAGTTCAAGGTAGACTTCCGGCGCTTCCTCTTTTTTATCATCTTCCGTACGGAGAGCGACAGCCTCTTCCAGGAGTCTCAGATACATATCGAAGCCGACGGAGACGATCTCTCCCGACTGTTCCCGCCCCAGAAGGTTACCGGCGCCGCGCACTTCCATATCTTTCATGGCTATCTTGAATCCCGACCCCAGTTCCGTAAAGTCGGAAATGGCCTGCAGGCGCTTCATAGCCAGTTCGGATAAGGCTCTCTGTTCGGGATAGAACATGTAGGCGTAAGCCACTTTGCCGGAACGTCCCACCCTTCCGCGAAGCTGATAGAGCTGGGATATACCGTACATATCCGCCCGGTCGATGATAATGGTGTTAACGTTGGGAATATCGATACCGTTTTCGATTATGGTTGTCGCTACCAGAACCTGAAAAGCACCATGGACAAAGCGGTGCATGACATCTTCCAGTTCGCTGGCTGACATTTTACCGTGGGCCGTTTCAATAAAGACTTCCGGCACGAGCTCCTGGAGAAAAAGCTGAACGCTGTCCAGACTTTCCACGCGGTTATGGAGGAAGAAGACCTGTCCGCCCCGCTCCACTTCGCGCCGTATGGCACCGGCAATCGTGTCGGGATTGTACTCCTGTATGAAGGTCTCTATGGGCTGCCTGTTATAAGGAGGGGTTTTGAGAACCGACATATCGCGGATTTTCAACATGGACATATGGAGAGTTCTCGGAATCGGCGTGGCCGACATGGCCAGGCTGTCGATAGAAGCCTTCAGGTTCTTCAGTTTCTCTTTATCTTTGACGCCGAAACGCTGTTCTTCATCAATTATCATAAGTCCGAGATTCTTGAATTTGACATCTTTAGACAGGATCCGGTGCGTTCCGATGACAATATCGCATGTCCCCTCTTCCAATCCCTGCAGGACCTCTTTCTGATCCTTTTTGGCGACAAACCGCGATAGATGTCCGATCGTAATGGGGAATCGCTTGAATCTCTCGGAAAAATTTTCATAATGCTGTTCAGCCAGAATGGTCGTCGGACAGAGGAGCGCCACCTGCTTGCCGCCCATTATTGCTTTGAAAGCGGCCCTCATGGCGACCTCGGTCTTTCCGTACCCCACATCGCCGCAAAGGAGACGGTCCATCGGGTTGGGAGCTTCCATATCCTTTTTGACTTCATCGATACTGATCAGCTGATCCTCCGTTTCCTGATAGGGAAAGGAGGCTTCAAAAGCCACCTGAAAATCATTATCCACCGGGAAGGCGTATCCGAGGGTTTTCTGGCGCCTGGCGTAGAGCTTGACCAGCATATCAGCCAGATCCTCGACGGACTTCCGGACCTTGTTCTTTTTATTATCCCAGGATTTTCCGCCTATTTTATCGAGACGTGCGCCCCGTCCCTCGCTGCCGATATAGCGCTGAACCAGGTTGACCTGCTCAATGGGAACGAAGATGGAGTCCTCTCCGGCGTATTCAATGGAGATATAATCCCTTTCGTTCCCTGCGGCGGTTATCCTTTCGATCCCTTTAAAGCGCCCGATCCCGTAGTTGACATGAACGACCAGATCTCCGGGGTTCAGCTCTACAAAAGAGTCGATAACAGCGCTCTTGACCCTTTTTACTGATGAGGGGACCCTTTTCCGTCTCCCGAATATCTCATTTTCCTGGATAACGATGATTTTGCTGGCGGGAAGGGCAAAGCCGGCGGAAATGCTCTCGGGAACAATATCCAGCTCGAAACCGGTGAGCATGTATTTAATACGCTCCGCCTGGGATTCCGATTCGGCAAAGACATAACACTTGTAGCCCTCTTTCAAAAGAACTGTCAGCTCCTCTTTCAGGTAACTGATATTCCCGAAGAAAGAACGTCCGGGATCGCATTCCATCTCATAAAAAATCTCTTCGCTGCCCCTCTCTTTTTTCAGGGAGTGAAGATTGATCTGTTTGGCCTGGGTAAAAACATCTGGTTCTCCGAGAATAAACCGGGGAGCCGGAACGGCGTATTTATTTCTGAGAGCTTCGATATACAAATCGCCGTATTCCTTGACCAGGACTTCATAAGATGTATCGAGTCTCTCTTTCTGTACCAGAAACAAAGTGGATTTATCGGTAATATAATCGACCAGGGTTGCCGGTTTTTCAAAAGCCAGGGGAAAGTAGAGCTCTTCTCCCCTGATTTCCCTGCTGATCTTCAGCGTTTCGATGATGGGAGCGTATTCAATCCCCTCGAGCTTGTCGCTGGTAACCTCTTCAAGACGCTTTTCAAGGATATCGATTCTATCATCTGTCCATAGAACCTCTTTTACCGGGTATATGGTTATTTCGTTATTGAGAGATGTGCTGCTCTGGATCATGGGGTCGAAGAGTTTGATTTCCTCAATTTCATCGAAATCGAATACAATTCTCACAGCCTCATCCATGCCGGGCATATATATGTCCAGAACTTCTCCGCGAAGTGCGAACTCGCCGTGAACCGAAACACGGGGAACCCGGGAATAACCGAATTTCTGCAGAAGGCTTTCAAGCTTTACCGGATCGAACTCATCGCCTTTTTTCATGGACAATCTGTTCTCCCGGAGATATTCCGGGGGAGGAAGGAGAGAGAGCGCAGCCCGCTGGGAAGCCAGAACGATGTTTTTTTCCGTTCCGATTTCCATGAGCGCCTTGACCCGGGAACCGAAAACAGAAGCCTGGGCGGAAACCCCTTTATAGAGCATGGTTCCCCACCATGGGAACAGAATCGTTTTATCCGTATAGAGCTGAAGATCCGCCTGAAGTTCTTCCGCTTCCTTCTCTGTCGGCGCAATAACCAGCAGCGAATCTTTCGTATACTTGAACAGATCAGCCAGTACCGCCGCCAGATAGGCTCCTTTCGGTCCCGAAAGATTGAGAGGCTTCCCCGAAGATGTGCAATACTGCTGGATGAGATCCTGCCATTGTCTGTTATTTTTTAAGGAGCTTGAAATTTCATTTAAGAATAATGTAATCATTAATAAGTACCGAAGATTAAATAAGTATTACCATAACCGGCCGGAGAGAAAATGTTTTATAGGAACCTTATAGCCATACTATTCATATTTACAACATTTCACATTTATGCGGCAGATTACAACAAGGTTGACTTCAGCATACGCTATTTTGATAAGAAAATCTATTACCCTGGCGACAGTGTTCAGATCAAAGCTTCGATCATCAACAACTCGCCGGATAAGTTCAGTTTTAATCTGTCGGAGAATAAGATTTTCAATGTGAAACTCAATGTCAAAACCATGAGCAACCAATCCCTGAATCCGAGCGAGAACTATATCATAAACAGCAGCCGCAACAGCAATACTTTCTACCGTGAGATAACACTCGATCCCGGTGAAGAATTCAGCTTCATAGTCGATCTGGATGACTATACGGATATAGGCAGCCCGGGAATGTACATAATCGACGGAATGTTTACCACAGATTTGAATAATCCCGATAATTTCCTGTTGATTTCCAACAGGCTCCCCCTCTCTATCAGACCGGGAAGCTCGGAAAGGGAATTTACCGAATATCTCGATTACAGAACCGGGGAGATCCTGAGAGCCGAGCCGATTCCGCCGGACGAAGCGGTCCGCTATATGCTCGAAGCCAGACAGCAGAGCGTATGGCCGCGTTTCTTTCTCTATATTGATCTTCTCGAGCTGATGCTCAATGACAGTAACAAA contains:
- a CDS encoding collagenase — encoded protein: MRRLLPFFALFLPALLWSHDFTGWNRISTEHYTFIFEEFDEETASELAGYSEEIYTLVTEFFDYRPGHISIYLNSRVDLPNGNFYPLPGSIVLYPAYPLNCENTTGSSSWLYELLLHEMVHYVQLEKPVGMFGGLSRVFGKDLASANGAFLPAWMVEGIAVYLESRYTGGGRGNNLYFQAYTKAAAWEDKYFTLEQLAYSSDFPPYNRIYSGGYILTRYMIETFGDDIISRIYNRYARFPLFGPFYAVKKETGKSLTAIFEDMKASEKEKYNSTFMEASAFLSWPIGKSGDSVGDYIHPLAINRGTVAYRREQSSPTAIIFLDENGREEVLVETPLIEGSSFSTDNEGRSLVFASPEYELYHSYGYSLISDLYLFENGKIDRLTENESLFQPALSASGDKIIAVQRNGSYSRLVSVDRISGHVKVLFEKERTNIMNPQFSQKGEELVFTLNEKGYQDIWILDLSDPASARPLLGQDRYMEYHPRFTDEGKITFISDRSGELALYLYDRVNKSIHLIFKDPVGVADAYVKNGTVFYQTYRTNGYTLMKGVPVFGDNLLEEFDAGKEILFSESPAAVIAEKSKHLDLALPYLWLPRPFVENSRSEGMIWGAGAAVFAGSVSQSTEWLLNLGFLPGPKQLTGSLDYNRKMGRATLNYRIAQDYKEYISSDESIWNQKTEQTLLISYPFFETGFAGRRQVMSHYVYTKHLFSASDAAPFSFIDGFALNGENFLYGGTGISYDVFRINNARSALFGGTGLHNQLDFSVLLPVFSAGRTSLLISESGNMSLSLSQRGTRWKTAWKAAWHNGGYSSAAVQSRGWTAGYTPSDISLYYSTSLQVPLALLDWGLPLGFNIRNLAFAVNLEGISNFLLEGPEGHEFYGSVELIGTYGYNYGSIPFGAGISFRFFNNGFSFDPAADLALYIFFSFNSP
- the mfd gene encoding transcription-repair coupling factor, encoding MITLFLNEISSSLKNNRQWQDLIQQYCTSSGKPLNLSGPKGAYLAAVLADLFKYTKDSLLVIAPTEKEAEELQADLQLYTDKTILFPWWGTMLYKGVSAQASVFGSRVKALMEIGTEKNIVLASQRAALSLLPPPEYLRENRLSMKKGDEFDPVKLESLLQKFGYSRVPRVSVHGEFALRGEVLDIYMPGMDEAVRIVFDFDEIEEIKLFDPMIQSSTSLNNEITIYPVKEVLWTDDRIDILEKRLEEVTSDKLEGIEYAPIIETLKISREIRGEELYFPLAFEKPATLVDYITDKSTLFLVQKERLDTSYEVLVKEYGDLYIEALRNKYAVPAPRFILGEPDVFTQAKQINLHSLKKERGSEEIFYEMECDPGRSFFGNISYLKEELTVLLKEGYKCYVFAESESQAERIKYMLTGFELDIVPESISAGFALPASKIIVIQENEIFGRRKRVPSSVKRVKSAVIDSFVELNPGDLVVHVNYGIGRFKGIERITAAGNERDYISIEYAGEDSIFVPIEQVNLVQRYIGSEGRGARLDKIGGKSWDNKKNKVRKSVEDLADMLVKLYARRQKTLGYAFPVDNDFQVAFEASFPYQETEDQLISIDEVKKDMEAPNPMDRLLCGDVGYGKTEVAMRAAFKAIMGGKQVALLCPTTILAEQHYENFSERFKRFPITIGHLSRFVAKKDQKEVLQGLEEGTCDIVIGTHRILSKDVKFKNLGLMIIDEEQRFGVKDKEKLKNLKASIDSLAMSATPIPRTLHMSMLKIRDMSVLKTPPYNRQPIETFIQEYNPDTIAGAIRREVERGGQVFFLHNRVESLDSVQLFLQELVPEVFIETAHGKMSASELEDVMHRFVHGAFQVLVATTIIENGIDIPNVNTIIIDRADMYGISQLYQLRGRVGRSGKVAYAYMFYPEQRALSELAMKRLQAISDFTELGSGFKIAMKDMEVRGAGNLLGREQSGEIVSVGFDMYLRLLEEAVALRTEDDKKEEAPEVYLELDYTGFIPDTYIDDPTEKMEVYKKIASVLSDDDLDRVHGELHDRFGPLPDEVQSLLSLAEIRIICGKLWISSMKERNGVVAVEFGKIARLSIDKVMRLTSKSGGLIKFNPNSQAGILIETGKIGLKEKSEFLREKLSALL